A DNA window from Desulfonauticus submarinus contains the following coding sequences:
- the nadD gene encoding nicotinate (nicotinamide) nucleotide adenylyltransferase: MKIGILGGSFNPVHIGHLRLGIECLEQFDLDRVWFMPAFIPPHKVREGLLPFELRFKLLVEATKNTSNLEVIDLEQKLGGISYTVRTLKYLKTEYSNRDFYFILGDIDFISLPSWYQGNMLINYANLIVVRRKEIALRQIQETSEIYLRAKRIDNYSWSKNDNKIFLLNCLNIYISSSEIRKKFLTKRNINFLVPREVEILLNKYKIIAEKCWQKDIFK, translated from the coding sequence ATGAAAATAGGCATTCTTGGTGGATCTTTTAATCCTGTTCATATTGGTCATTTGAGACTGGGTATAGAGTGTTTAGAACAATTTGATCTAGATCGAGTGTGGTTTATGCCTGCTTTTATTCCTCCTCATAAAGTAAGAGAAGGACTTTTACCTTTTGAATTAAGATTTAAGTTGCTTGTAGAGGCAACTAAAAATACTTCAAATTTAGAAGTGATAGACCTTGAACAAAAGTTAGGTGGAATTTCTTATACAGTAAGAACTCTCAAATATTTAAAAACAGAGTATTCTAATAGAGATTTTTATTTTATTTTAGGAGATATAGATTTTATTTCTTTACCTTCGTGGTATCAGGGAAATATGCTCATTAATTATGCTAATTTAATAGTGGTTAGAAGAAAAGAAATTGCTCTTCGCCAAATTCAAGAAACATCAGAAATCTATTTAAGAGCAAAGAGGATAGATAATTACTCTTGGAGTAAAAATGATAATAAAATTTTTTTATTAAATTGTTTGAATATTTATATCAGTTCTTCTGAAATTAGAAAAAAGTTTTTAACAAAAAGGAATATTAATTTTTTGGTTCCTAGAGAAGTAGAGATTTTGCTAAATAAATATAAGATAATTGCAGAGAAATGCTGGCAAAAAGATATTTTTAAATAA
- the thiD gene encoding bifunctional hydroxymethylpyrimidine kinase/phosphomethylpyrimidine kinase, whose product MNIPVILTIAGSDCSGGAGVQADLKTITLCGGYGASVITALTAQNTCGVFGIEPVKTEFVLKQLEVVLEDLPVQSIKTGMLFSADIIEGISSVLKKNNFNLVVDPVCVSQSGHKLLEESAIFSFKKYLFPLATIITPNIPEAELFTGIPLRGEKDYDYIFEKFFDLGAKAVLLKGGHLEDKIICDRLALSSGEVFEFKSRKIETKNNHGTGCTLSAAISTFLGHGFTLKQSVELGRKFLLTALAGAYSLGQGHGPVNHLASWLREQAKQELIEDFRALRLELQKLKGFPKLIPEVRTNIVCALPFAEDKQHVLGFDGRISVKNTGELIFGEIIFGASSHMANVVLTALKFDSSLRWAINIRYNQNILEAIEKSGHTIFWFNRKDEPKEVKEQEGSTLVWGVAKVFRENSQTNINFIADPGDIGKEPIVRILASNKKELLAFLKDILFYLN is encoded by the coding sequence ATGAATATTCCAGTTATTTTAACTATTGCTGGTTCTGATTGTAGTGGTGGGGCAGGTGTTCAAGCTGATCTTAAAACTATTACTCTGTGTGGAGGATATGGAGCAAGTGTTATTACAGCCTTAACTGCCCAAAATACTTGTGGAGTTTTTGGCATAGAGCCAGTAAAGACTGAATTTGTTTTAAAACAATTAGAAGTAGTTTTGGAAGATTTGCCTGTTCAGAGTATAAAAACAGGTATGTTGTTTTCTGCTGATATTATTGAAGGTATTTCTTCTGTATTAAAAAAGAATAATTTTAATTTAGTGGTTGATCCTGTTTGTGTTAGTCAAAGTGGACATAAACTTTTAGAAGAAAGTGCAATTTTTAGCTTTAAAAAATATCTTTTCCCTTTAGCTACTATTATAACTCCCAATATTCCAGAAGCAGAGCTATTTACTGGGATTCCTCTTAGGGGAGAAAAAGATTATGATTATATTTTTGAAAAATTTTTTGATTTAGGAGCAAAAGCTGTTTTATTAAAAGGAGGGCATTTAGAAGACAAGATTATTTGTGATAGATTGGCATTATCTTCAGGAGAAGTGTTTGAGTTTAAATCTCGTAAAATAGAAACTAAAAATAATCATGGAACAGGATGTACTTTATCTGCAGCTATTAGTACATTTTTAGGACATGGATTTACTTTAAAACAGAGTGTAGAACTGGGGAGAAAATTTTTGTTAACTGCTTTGGCTGGAGCCTATTCTTTAGGTCAAGGACACGGTCCTGTAAACCATTTAGCCTCTTGGCTTAGAGAACAAGCCAAACAAGAACTTATAGAAGACTTTAGAGCTCTTCGTTTAGAGTTGCAGAAATTAAAAGGTTTCCCCAAACTTATCCCTGAGGTAAGAACAAATATAGTCTGTGCGTTGCCATTTGCTGAAGATAAGCAACACGTGTTGGGATTTGATGGAAGGATTTCAGTTAAGAATACAGGAGAACTTATTTTTGGTGAAATAATTTTTGGAGCGTCTTCTCATATGGCAAATGTTGTTTTAACTGCTTTAAAATTTGATTCTAGCTTAAGGTGGGCAATTAATATCCGTTATAACCAGAATATTTTAGAGGCTATTGAAAAATCTGGTCATACAATTTTTTGGTTTAATAGGAAAGATGAGCCAAAAGAGGTTAAAGAGCAAGAGGGCTCTACTTTAGTTTGGGGAGTAGCTAAGGTTTTTAGAGAAAATTCACAAACAAATATAAACTTTATTGCCGATCCAGGAGATATAGGTAAAGAACCAATTGTTAGAATTCTTGCTTCAAACAAAAAAGAACTTTTGGCTTTTTTAAAAGATATATTGTTTTATTTGAATTAA
- a CDS encoding biotin--[acetyl-CoA-carboxylase] ligase has product MKNIYLVKNKKKIFVFDKCSSTMDVGWKLFKEGELKEGDSVFAYEQTKGRGQFRRKWISKKGNIYVSWLWKAFPWEERLISLGIGVLLCKALNQLNVPVKIKWPNDLILKEKKVGGILVEERYNCFLVGIGLNLNFCPKMDELEREGLFPPGNLREVVSEQDPFLFWIKLKSCCMDLISQLDLFAGEEFQAQLNKYLAFCGKKVLVWNGTEQIEGRIVGVNFRGELELFQDREISQIGSGTIIKVLE; this is encoded by the coding sequence TTGAAAAATATTTATTTAGTTAAGAATAAAAAAAAGATATTTGTATTTGATAAATGTTCGTCCACAATGGATGTTGGTTGGAAGCTTTTTAAGGAAGGAGAATTAAAAGAAGGAGATAGTGTTTTTGCTTATGAGCAAACAAAGGGAAGAGGGCAGTTTAGACGGAAGTGGATTTCAAAGAAAGGTAATATTTATGTTTCTTGGTTATGGAAGGCCTTTCCTTGGGAGGAAAGATTAATTTCTTTAGGTATAGGAGTTTTATTATGTAAGGCATTAAATCAGCTGAATGTACCTGTAAAAATAAAATGGCCTAATGATTTAATTTTGAAAGAAAAAAAAGTTGGAGGAATTTTAGTAGAAGAGAGATATAACTGTTTTTTAGTGGGAATTGGACTAAATCTCAATTTTTGTCCTAAGATGGATGAACTTGAACGAGAAGGTTTATTTCCGCCTGGCAATTTAAGAGAAGTTGTATCAGAGCAAGACCCTTTTTTGTTCTGGATAAAGTTAAAGTCATGTTGTATGGATCTTATTTCTCAACTTGATTTGTTTGCTGGAGAAGAATTTCAAGCGCAATTAAATAAATATTTAGCTTTTTGTGGAAAAAAAGTATTAGTATGGAATGGAACTGAGCAAATAGAGGGAAGAATTGTTGGGGTTAACTTTCGAGGTGAATTAGAATTATTTCAAGATAGAGAAATTAGTCAAATAGGTTCAGGAACTATCATAAAGGTATTAGAATAA
- a CDS encoding glutamine--tRNA ligase/YqeY domain fusion protein has protein sequence MEEKIKKSNFIRQIIEQDLASGKHQKIITRFPPEPNGYLHIGHAKSICLNFGLAQEYNGRCHLRFDDTNPEKESPEYVESIKEDVRWLGFDWNEHLYFASDYFEKFYQYAVSLIKMGKAYVCHLSPEEIREYRGTLTEPGKESPYRNRSVEENLTLFEKMRKGEFKEGECVLRAKIDMSSPNLNMRDPVIYRIKKVPHHRTGEKWCIYPTYDFAHCLSDAIEGITHSLCTLEFEDHRPLYDWFLEVLNTPARPRQIEFARLNLSYTIMSKRKLNLLVQENIVDGWDDPRMPTISGMRRRGFTPDSIRDFCERIGIAKSDSVVDYALLEHCVREDLNKKALRFMGVLDPLKVVITNYPEDKEEELEAINNPEDESAGTRKVPFSRVIYIERSDFRENPPRKFFRLAPGKEVRLRYAYYITCQEVIKDENGEVVELHCTYDPATKGGFSPDGRKVKGTIHWVSARHARQIIVRLYDRLFRVENPGLEEKKGKSFKELLNPESLKVVKALVEPALFELKVGDHFQFERIGYFCVDKDSTPTQMIVNRTVTLRDSWAKIEAKLNKK, from the coding sequence ATGGAAGAAAAAATTAAAAAAAGTAATTTTATTAGGCAAATAATTGAGCAAGATTTAGCTTCTGGTAAACATCAAAAAATTATTACAAGATTTCCTCCAGAACCAAACGGATATTTGCATATTGGACATGCTAAATCCATTTGTCTTAATTTTGGTTTAGCCCAAGAATATAATGGCCGGTGTCATTTGCGATTTGATGATACCAACCCAGAAAAAGAAAGTCCTGAATATGTTGAATCCATTAAGGAAGATGTACGTTGGCTTGGTTTTGATTGGAACGAACATTTATATTTTGCCTCAGATTATTTTGAAAAATTTTATCAATATGCTGTTTCTCTTATTAAAATGGGAAAGGCTTATGTTTGTCATCTTTCGCCAGAAGAAATTAGAGAATATCGGGGGACATTAACAGAACCAGGTAAGGAAAGTCCGTATAGAAATCGTAGTGTTGAAGAAAATTTAACCTTATTTGAAAAAATGAGAAAAGGAGAATTTAAAGAAGGAGAGTGCGTTTTAAGAGCAAAGATTGATATGTCTTCTCCAAATTTAAATATGCGTGATCCTGTTATTTATAGAATAAAAAAAGTTCCCCATCATCGCACTGGAGAGAAATGGTGTATTTATCCAACTTATGATTTTGCTCATTGTTTGTCAGATGCAATTGAAGGTATTACCCATTCTCTCTGTACCTTAGAGTTTGAAGATCATAGACCTCTATATGATTGGTTTTTGGAAGTATTAAATACGCCTGCTAGACCTAGGCAAATAGAGTTTGCCCGTTTAAATCTTAGTTACACCATTATGAGTAAGAGAAAATTAAACTTGCTAGTGCAGGAAAATATAGTTGATGGTTGGGATGACCCTAGAATGCCTACTATTTCTGGTATGCGTAGAAGGGGATTCACTCCTGATTCTATTCGCGATTTTTGTGAACGTATTGGAATAGCCAAAAGTGATAGTGTAGTGGATTATGCTTTGCTAGAGCACTGTGTACGAGAAGATCTAAACAAAAAAGCTTTAAGATTTATGGGCGTGCTAGATCCTCTTAAGGTGGTTATTACTAATTATCCAGAAGATAAAGAAGAGGAATTAGAAGCAATTAATAATCCAGAAGATGAATCTGCAGGAACAAGGAAAGTTCCTTTTAGTCGAGTAATATATATTGAAAGGAGTGATTTTAGAGAAAATCCTCCTAGAAAATTTTTTCGTTTAGCTCCTGGCAAAGAAGTAAGGTTGCGGTATGCCTATTATATTACTTGCCAGGAAGTTATTAAAGATGAAAATGGTGAGGTAGTTGAGCTTCATTGTACTTATGATCCTGCTACAAAAGGAGGCTTTTCTCCTGATGGGAGAAAGGTAAAGGGAACCATTCATTGGGTATCTGCTCGGCATGCTAGACAAATTATCGTTAGATTGTATGATCGTTTATTTAGAGTAGAAAATCCAGGTTTAGAGGAAAAAAAAGGTAAATCTTTTAAAGAATTACTTAATCCTGAAAGTTTAAAGGTTGTAAAGGCTCTTGTTGAACCTGCTTTGTTTGAGTTAAAAGTAGGAGATCACTTCCAGTTTGAAAGAATTGGTTATTTTTGTGTGGATAAAGATTCTACACCAACCCAAATGATTGTAAATAGAACTGTTACTTTAAGGGATTCTTGGGCTAAAATAGAAGCAAAGTTGAATAAAAAATAG
- a CDS encoding ABC transporter permease: MDTIDIGLSSLFFVFLLIFIPFCLDYVYKFGLFKNIANSVVRMTIQLFLIGIFLKYLFLWNNVFINIVWFCVMIVTAVFSVVKNTPLKVSKVFFPLLIAFSIPTFLLVLYLNHFVLRLPNIFEARYFIILGGMLLGNCLRGNIIGLSYLYGQIKENQKSYFYLLGLGASTYEAILPYLREGVKIALKPFIATIATMGIVALPGMMTGVILGGASPEIAIKYQIMIMLAILSTGFLGVVLGILFTVKVCFDSFGCLKLEVFKERK; this comes from the coding sequence GTGGATACTATAGATATAGGACTTTCTTCTTTATTTTTTGTATTTTTACTTATTTTTATACCATTTTGTTTAGATTATGTGTATAAATTTGGTCTTTTTAAAAATATTGCTAATTCTGTTGTCAGGATGACAATACAACTATTTTTAATTGGTATTTTTTTAAAATATTTATTTTTGTGGAATAATGTTTTTATAAATATTGTATGGTTTTGTGTTATGATCGTTACGGCTGTTTTTTCAGTTGTTAAAAATACTCCTTTAAAAGTATCAAAAGTATTTTTTCCTCTTTTGATTGCATTTTCTATTCCTACCTTTCTTCTAGTTTTATATTTAAATCATTTCGTATTAAGACTACCTAATATTTTTGAAGCAAGATATTTTATTATTTTAGGAGGAATGCTTTTGGGAAATTGTTTAAGGGGGAATATTATTGGTTTGTCTTATTTATATGGTCAAATTAAAGAAAATCAAAAGAGTTATTTTTATCTCTTGGGATTGGGTGCTTCTACTTATGAAGCTATTTTACCTTATTTAAGAGAAGGGGTTAAAATAGCTTTAAAACCTTTTATTGCTACCATTGCTACGATGGGCATAGTGGCTTTACCTGGAATGATGACAGGAGTTATTTTAGGTGGAGCAAGTCCTGAGATAGCAATAAAGTATCAAATTATGATAATGTTAGCTATTCTAAGCACAGGTTTTTTGGGAGTTGTTTTGGGAATTCTTTTTACAGTGAAGGTCTGTTTTGATTCCTTTGGATGTTTAAAATTAGAAGTTTTTAAAGAAAGAAAATGA
- a CDS encoding ABC-ATPase domain-containing protein, which produces MSSYQNLKIILKRIHGKGYKAYKEIKGNYLFPDFILFIDHVQADPFASPSKIRIRVSQKKALFPKNTYTPKIRAIALADYLTRKFHDEASKSCSKKGTGKSGLILIDKCGQEVLERSSCKITSEYVEVRFYIGLPAKGRTILGQEAEYIFYNLLPKLVQKTLLYPNLNSKDLQAHITCIEDQSWLRSQLSKNNLVAFIANGAILPRESGISDKPLPTAIPFMSPPSLEVEFNLPNKGKIKGMGIKKGITLIVGGGFHGKSTLLKALEKGVYNHIPGDGREFVITTESAVKIRAEDGRSIIKTDISPFISNLPFNQDTTNFSTQNASGSTSQAANIIEAIESKTFLLLLDEDTCATNFMLRDTRMQELVDKKFEPITPFLDRIQELYKNFSISTILVLGGCGDYFDVADTVIMLRNYQVVDVTLKAKKVAKQIPLQRKSEKIVPFTTIRPKIPQKNCLQEFKKGKVKVKDIYTILINREKLDLTALEQLVAKEQTNAISYILKKLAHQISSNQSLISQIEKILEKINKEGLDILNLGNQHPGSLALPRKQEIFAALNRYRNLKIK; this is translated from the coding sequence ATGAGCAGTTATCAAAATCTCAAAATTATCTTAAAACGCATTCATGGTAAAGGGTATAAAGCATACAAAGAAATAAAAGGTAATTATCTCTTTCCTGATTTTATTCTGTTTATAGATCATGTGCAGGCCGACCCATTTGCATCTCCATCCAAAATTAGGATCAGAGTCTCACAAAAAAAAGCCCTCTTCCCTAAAAATACCTATACGCCTAAAATTAGGGCTATAGCTCTAGCTGATTACTTAACTCGAAAATTTCATGATGAAGCAAGTAAAAGTTGTTCTAAAAAAGGAACAGGGAAAAGTGGATTAATTTTAATAGATAAATGTGGTCAAGAAGTTTTAGAAAGATCTAGCTGTAAAATTACTTCAGAATATGTAGAAGTAAGATTTTATATAGGTCTTCCAGCCAAAGGAAGAACTATATTAGGACAAGAAGCTGAATACATTTTCTATAATCTACTACCTAAATTAGTTCAAAAAACTCTACTTTATCCCAACCTAAACTCAAAAGATCTTCAAGCTCACATCACCTGTATAGAAGACCAAAGTTGGCTTCGTTCTCAACTATCTAAAAATAACCTAGTGGCATTTATTGCCAATGGAGCTATTTTACCAAGAGAAAGCGGAATCAGCGATAAACCATTACCCACTGCCATCCCTTTTATGTCTCCTCCTTCTTTGGAGGTAGAATTTAACCTACCTAATAAGGGGAAAATAAAGGGAATGGGCATTAAAAAAGGTATCACCTTAATAGTGGGAGGTGGATTTCATGGTAAATCAACCCTATTAAAAGCCTTAGAAAAAGGTGTTTACAACCATATTCCAGGTGATGGAAGAGAATTTGTTATTACAACGGAAAGTGCTGTAAAAATAAGAGCTGAAGACGGCAGAAGTATAATTAAAACAGATATTTCTCCTTTTATTTCTAACCTACCCTTTAATCAAGATACTACTAATTTTAGTACCCAAAACGCAAGTGGAAGTACATCTCAAGCCGCAAATATTATTGAAGCCATTGAAAGCAAAACTTTTCTTTTACTTTTAGATGAAGATACTTGTGCTACAAACTTTATGCTTAGAGATACAAGAATGCAAGAACTTGTAGATAAAAAATTTGAACCAATAACACCATTTTTAGATAGAATTCAAGAATTATATAAAAATTTTTCTATCTCCACTATATTAGTTTTAGGTGGGTGTGGAGATTATTTTGATGTTGCAGATACTGTTATTATGCTTAGAAACTATCAAGTAGTTGATGTGACATTAAAGGCAAAAAAAGTAGCCAAGCAAATTCCTCTTCAACGAAAGTCAGAAAAAATAGTTCCATTTACTACTATAAGACCTAAAATACCTCAAAAAAATTGTTTACAAGAGTTCAAAAAAGGGAAAGTTAAAGTAAAAGATATATATACTATCCTAATTAACAGAGAAAAATTAGATCTAACAGCTTTAGAACAATTAGTAGCAAAAGAACAAACCAATGCCATTAGTTATATATTAAAAAAACTTGCTCACCAAATTTCATCAAATCAATCCCTTATTTCTCAAATAGAAAAAATTCTAGAAAAGATAAATAAAGAAGGATTAGATATTTTAAATTTAGGGAATCAGCACCCAGGTAGTCTTGCTTTACCTAGAAAACAGGAAATATTTGCTGCTTTAAATAGGTATCGAAATCTAAAAATCAAATAA